The genomic segment CCGGCTGAGGCGAAGAGCCAGTCCAGTGCGGCGTACGCCTGCTCGACCTGCACGGGGTACCGGTGCTCGGGCGCGAGGGCGTACCCCACGGCGGCGATCGCGACGTGCGCGTCGACGCAGCGACGGCGGTAGGCGGCATCCGTCGTGGGATAGTCGATTCCCCCTATGCGGAACGCGCCGCCGAAGAACGCGAGCACCCCGGGCACCGGCGCATCGCCCACGACCGGCGGGTGATAGATGCGAACGCGGACGGACGGATGCCCCGGCACGGCCACTTCGTGCTCGGTGGTGCGCACCTCGGGGCCGGGGGTGCCGACCGTGCGCAGCTCGCTGCGGTCCCATGCCAGGGCGGCGCGACGATGACGGGCGCGTGCTCGGGCGTGGGGACTGGCGTGCGGACGTGCCGGGGTGGCCGGGCTCGCGGTCTTCTTCGCCGGCTCGCTCGCGGCGGGGACCACGCTCGCGCGACCGAAGGGCCACAGCGCGGCCAGCCTCGCCCTGACCGACCCCAGCGCCTGGTCGAACATGTACCTGCGGTGCACCCGCAGGCGCTCGGCGAAGAACGGGTCCAGCGGCATGCCCCCATTTTTCCGCGACGGAGGGGGATCCGCCCCCGGTTGACAGGCGGAAGGCCCGGAGTTCCGAGGAACTCCGGGCCTTCCGGCGAAGCGGGTGCTTACCAGCTCGACTTGGTCACGCCGGGCAGCTCGCCGCGGTGCGCCATGTCACGGAAGCGGACACGCGAGATGCCGAACTTCGTGAGGACACCGCGGGGGCGGCCGTCGATGACGTCACGCGAACGGACGCGCACCG from the Microbacterium atlanticum genome contains:
- a CDS encoding alpha/beta hydrolase, whose protein sequence is MPLDPFFAERLRVHRRYMFDQALGSVRARLAALWPFGRASVVPAASEPAKKTASPATPARPHASPHARARARHRRAALAWDRSELRTVGTPGPEVRTTEHEVAVPGHPSVRVRIYHPPVVGDAPVPGVLAFFGGAFRIGGIDYPTTDAAYRRRCVDAHVAIAAVGYALAPEHRYPVQVEQAYAALDWLFASAGEVGIDGDRIGLLGVSAGGNIAAALTLVNRDRAQHPVRLQVLEVPVVDLTGRHLDLRATRALRIPRFLAMRELRSVARTYLPRPEDAREPYASPLRAASHEGLPRAVILTAEYDPLRGDGDAYGAALRAAGVDASVVRYQGVTHDTPIFTGVLPAARRWHDDVVTALRRLHD